One window of the Tetragenococcus koreensis genome contains the following:
- a CDS encoding ISL3 family transposase — protein sequence MSISHYTKEILDILDLNLTFEEDCFQKEAINGVICFVFYGQLSYRPQACFHCGEEDTACLMKWGFKEVTIQLNDVSEYKTLLKMKKQRFRCKTCGKTSIAETSVADRHCSIARRVKLAIAEKLAQPLSMSMVARLKHVSPTTVLRVLHSFQPKQLTPNTSLPEVLCFDEFQSVKRVSGAMSFIMMNGKTRQLLEIVANRQLPHLEAFFARYPREERAKVHYVVSDFYSPYASLVKALFPNAQLVIDRFHMSQHIGRAFQQQRKQVMNTFNRRQKEYKHLKKYWKLLQKKAWALDYKKRYWRPSFRDHLTEQEIVDRLLSYHSTLRQGYKIYQSFLSAFHKQDIERLDQLLKTDLSQLPDPFQPVVKTFRKYRQEIRLALTVPYSNGPLEGLNNHIKVLKRVAYGFHSFENFRQRIFLYRGKYFQPGPLPIQTKKSS from the coding sequence ATGTCCATCTCTCATTATACTAAAGAAATCCTAGATATCCTAGACTTAAATCTGACTTTTGAAGAAGATTGTTTCCAAAAAGAAGCCATTAACGGCGTCATTTGTTTTGTCTTTTATGGTCAGCTTTCTTATCGTCCACAAGCCTGTTTTCACTGTGGCGAAGAAGATACGGCTTGTTTAATGAAATGGGGATTCAAGGAAGTGACGATTCAGCTTAACGATGTGAGTGAATACAAAACCTTACTTAAAATGAAGAAACAACGTTTTCGTTGTAAAACTTGCGGGAAAACTTCTATCGCCGAAACCAGTGTCGCGGACCGTCATTGTTCGATCGCTCGACGCGTCAAACTCGCCATTGCAGAAAAATTAGCTCAACCCTTGTCGATGTCAATGGTCGCCCGGTTGAAGCATGTTTCGCCGACGACAGTTTTACGTGTGCTGCATAGTTTTCAACCTAAACAGCTAACCCCCAATACTTCCTTACCGGAAGTACTTTGTTTTGATGAATTTCAATCGGTCAAACGAGTTTCTGGTGCCATGAGTTTTATTATGATGAATGGGAAAACGCGGCAACTCTTAGAGATTGTCGCTAATCGACAACTGCCTCATTTAGAAGCCTTTTTCGCTCGTTATCCTAGAGAGGAAAGAGCCAAGGTGCACTATGTCGTTTCGGATTTTTACAGTCCGTATGCTTCCTTAGTTAAAGCCCTTTTTCCTAATGCGCAGTTAGTCATTGATCGTTTCCATATGAGCCAACATATTGGGCGAGCTTTCCAACAACAACGGAAACAAGTGATGAACACCTTTAACCGTCGGCAAAAAGAATATAAGCACCTCAAAAAATATTGGAAACTTCTACAGAAAAAAGCTTGGGCACTGGATTACAAAAAACGATATTGGCGGCCTAGTTTTCGGGATCATTTAACCGAGCAAGAGATTGTCGACCGCTTATTAAGTTATCATTCCACGCTTAGACAAGGCTATAAAATCTATCAATCGTTCCTTTCTGCATTTCATAAGCAAGATATCGAACGTTTGGATCAATTATTAAAAACCGATTTGTCTCAGCTTCCTGACCCGTTTCAGCCCGTAGTCAAGACCTTTCGCAAGTATCGACAAGAGATCCGGCTGGCTTTAACGGTGCCTTACTCTAATGGTCCTTTAGAAGGTTTAAATAATCATATTAAAGTCCTAAAACGAGTCGCTTATGGTTTCCATAGCTTTGAGAACTTTCGGCAACGGATCTTTTTATACCGAGGAAAGTATTTCCAACCCGGACCCTTACCTATACAAACTAAAAAAAGCAGCTAG
- a CDS encoding prepilin peptidase, which translates to MFYFILGSCFGSFLCVIAERVPISQPFIIARSQCTNCKRTLKFWEMIPILSSLLLNFRCRTCHQKISFTYFTTEILYGFIFLFSFNQSTVGDCLIALYWLTAALLLSLTDIYYLIVEPRIFYPTHLTLVGLLFYLKMPFYWESILLYLFICGIVLLFFREAMGMGDLLLLLFWVPWLSPMEIAQLLFVASLTALITYLVISLTTSKQIKTLQLPFVPFLSLGLLIVHFL; encoded by the coding sequence ATGTTCTATTTTATATTAGGAAGTTGTTTTGGTTCATTTTTATGTGTTATAGCAGAACGTGTACCCATTAGTCAGCCATTTATTATTGCAAGGTCACAATGTACAAATTGCAAACGAACATTGAAGTTTTGGGAGATGATTCCTATCCTCTCCTCTCTCTTACTAAATTTTCGTTGCAGAACATGTCATCAAAAAATCTCATTTACTTACTTTACTACTGAAATTTTATATGGTTTTATCTTTTTGTTCAGCTTTAATCAATCAACAGTGGGAGATTGTCTGATAGCTTTATACTGGTTAACAGCTGCTTTATTACTTTCATTAACAGATATTTATTATTTAATTGTAGAACCAAGAATTTTTTACCCCACCCATTTAACTTTAGTTGGTCTATTATTCTATTTAAAAATGCCCTTTTATTGGGAAAGCATTTTACTTTATTTGTTTATTTGTGGCATTGTTCTTTTATTCTTTAGAGAAGCAATGGGAATGGGAGATTTACTATTACTCTTGTTTTGGGTTCCCTGGCTTTCTCCCATGGAAATCGCCCAACTTTTATTTGTTGCCAGTTTAACTGCTCTAATAACTTATTTAGTCATTTCTCTTACTACTTCTAAACAAATAAAAACGCTGCAGCTTCCTTTTGTGCCCTTTTTAAGTTTAGGACTATTGATTGTTCATTTTTTATAG
- a CDS encoding Dps family protein, whose protein sequence is MKFGKTKETLNQLVADLSQFAAVIHQTHWYMRGPGFLTLHPMMDDYMDEINDQLDVIAERLVALDGSPYSTLQEFADHTGIKDEIGTWDRPMPERLEILVSGYRYLADLYQKGIEISGEEGDDSTQDIFIAHKTAIEKNIWMIQAHLDRAPNNDPAE, encoded by the coding sequence ATGAAGTTTGGTAAAACAAAAGAAACGTTGAATCAATTGGTAGCGGATTTGAGTCAGTTTGCAGCTGTTATCCATCAAACCCATTGGTATATGCGGGGGCCAGGATTTTTGACGTTGCATCCAATGATGGATGATTATATGGATGAAATCAACGATCAACTAGATGTCATTGCAGAACGTTTGGTTGCATTAGATGGTTCTCCTTATTCAACATTGCAGGAATTTGCAGACCATACTGGAATCAAAGATGAAATCGGCACTTGGGATCGTCCAATGCCAGAAAGATTGGAAATTCTAGTATCTGGCTATCGTTATTTAGCGGACCTTTACCAAAAAGGGATTGAAATTTCCGGAGAAGAAGGCGACGATAGCACGCAAGATATCTTTATCGCACACAAAACAGCTATTGAAAAGAATATTTGGATGATTCAAGCTCATCTTGATCGTGCGCCAAATAACGATCCAGCTGAATAA
- the serC gene encoding 3-phosphoserine/phosphohydroxythreonine transaminase, whose amino-acid sequence MTIYNFSAGPAVLPEPVLKKAQEELLDYQGSGMSVMELSHRSSLFEEIIANAEKLLRKLMNIPENYHVLFLQGGASLQFSAVPLNLAQNKKALYINTGSWAEKAIAAAKDIHTVDTQVIASSEDKNFAYIPQITKDLLDKDAAYLHITTNETIGGISYQKIPDTGDIPLVADMSSNILTNEYKVSDFGVIYAGAQKNMGPAGLTVVIIRDDLLNEQPLFAPMLDYRLQADKHSMYNTPPTFSIYMAKLVFEWLQDLGGIPQILKYNQQKAGLLYDAIDRSALFQSPVNKNDRSLTNIPFLTNSDTLNQKFIQLAQEQGFENLKGHRSVGGMRASLYNAFPLEGVQALVDFMEKFEKAHGGE is encoded by the coding sequence ATGACGATTTATAATTTTTCAGCTGGTCCAGCAGTTTTACCTGAACCAGTACTAAAAAAAGCGCAAGAAGAGCTTTTAGATTACCAGGGTAGCGGAATGTCTGTAATGGAATTGAGTCACCGTTCCTCCTTGTTTGAAGAGATTATTGCCAACGCCGAAAAATTATTGAGAAAATTGATGAATATTCCTGAAAATTATCACGTTTTATTTTTACAAGGTGGTGCTAGCTTGCAATTTTCTGCAGTACCTCTTAATTTAGCACAAAACAAAAAGGCCCTTTATATTAATACGGGTTCATGGGCGGAAAAAGCCATTGCGGCTGCTAAAGATATCCATACTGTTGATACGCAAGTGATTGCATCTAGTGAAGATAAAAACTTTGCCTATATTCCGCAAATAACCAAAGATTTGCTTGATAAAGATGCTGCTTATCTTCATATCACAACCAATGAAACGATCGGTGGAATTAGCTATCAAAAAATACCTGATACGGGAGACATCCCGCTGGTCGCCGATATGTCGTCAAACATCTTAACCAACGAATATAAAGTATCCGACTTTGGCGTTATTTATGCAGGCGCTCAAAAAAATATGGGTCCAGCGGGTCTGACAGTCGTCATCATACGCGATGATTTATTAAATGAACAACCGCTGTTTGCACCGATGTTGGATTATCGTCTGCAAGCAGATAAACACTCAATGTACAATACACCGCCCACTTTCAGCATTTATATGGCCAAACTGGTTTTTGAATGGCTGCAGGATTTAGGCGGCATACCGCAAATTTTAAAATACAATCAGCAAAAAGCGGGGCTATTGTATGATGCAATCGATCGTTCTGCTTTGTTCCAAAGTCCAGTAAACAAAAATGATCGTTCGCTAACCAATATTCCCTTTTTAACGAATAGTGACACATTAAATCAAAAATTCATCCAGTTAGCGCAAGAACAAGGCTTTGAAAATTTAAAAGGCCATCGCTCTGTGGGTGGCATGAGAGCCAGTCTCTACAACGCTTTCCCGCTTGAAGGCGTACAAGCATTGGTTGATTTTATGGAAAAATTTGAAAAAGCACATGGAGGAGAATAA
- a CDS encoding phosphoglycerate dehydrogenase, with product MHQIKTFNAIAPEGMARLEKEKYAINESEQPEGIILRSKKLQESELPDSVLGVARAGTGVNNIPVDLCTEKGIVVFNTPGANANAVKELVLMSLLLSVRPVIRGINWLQQVTGSDVEEQAEAHKKQFAGRELEGKKLGVIGLGSIGAMVANDAYRLGMEVMGYDPYVSVDTAWSISRRVHRAKEISEIFTSCDFITVHVPLQEKTFHLIGQKEIAMMKNSAQLFNFARSEIVDNSAVIEAIEADELAGFTTDFADEKLLHHDHITVLPHLGASTAEAETNSAKIAVRTLKKFIETGVIKRSVNFPPVEMAFHSPYRITIINRNVPNMLGQISAVIADSEINIDNMINRGRDDYAYTLVDIDENDERKIADVVEKLRATDDIIRVRVIKKEEVPY from the coding sequence ATGCATCAAATTAAGACATTTAACGCCATTGCCCCTGAAGGTATGGCACGTTTAGAAAAAGAAAAGTATGCGATTAACGAAAGCGAACAACCGGAAGGAATTATCTTACGTAGTAAAAAGCTGCAAGAATCTGAACTGCCTGATTCTGTTCTAGGTGTAGCACGTGCGGGAACAGGGGTTAATAATATTCCTGTTGATTTATGTACGGAAAAAGGAATTGTGGTTTTTAATACACCCGGAGCGAACGCTAACGCCGTAAAAGAATTAGTTTTGATGAGTTTGCTACTCAGTGTTCGACCGGTGATTAGAGGGATTAACTGGCTGCAACAAGTCACGGGTTCTGACGTAGAAGAACAAGCAGAAGCGCATAAAAAACAATTTGCGGGCCGTGAATTAGAAGGAAAAAAATTAGGGGTCATTGGGCTAGGTTCGATTGGCGCGATGGTGGCTAATGACGCTTATCGATTAGGCATGGAAGTCATGGGATACGACCCTTATGTTTCAGTGGATACAGCATGGAGTATTTCGCGACGTGTTCATCGTGCGAAAGAAATCAGTGAAATTTTTACTAGCTGTGACTTTATTACGGTACACGTTCCACTGCAAGAAAAAACATTTCATTTAATTGGTCAAAAAGAAATTGCTATGATGAAAAATTCCGCTCAGTTGTTTAACTTTGCTCGTTCTGAGATTGTCGATAATTCTGCGGTAATTGAAGCGATCGAAGCGGACGAATTAGCTGGTTTTACCACTGATTTTGCTGACGAGAAGTTATTACATCATGATCATATTACTGTATTGCCCCATTTAGGTGCATCCACTGCAGAAGCAGAGACGAACAGTGCAAAAATTGCTGTACGCACCTTAAAGAAATTTATTGAAACCGGCGTAATCAAACGTTCAGTGAATTTCCCACCCGTTGAAATGGCTTTTCACTCGCCATATCGTATTACAATCATTAATCGCAATGTCCCAAATATGCTAGGGCAAATTTCGGCAGTGATTGCGGATTCTGAGATTAATATTGATAATATGATTAATCGCGGGCGCGACGATTACGCCTATACTTTAGTTGATATTGATGAAAATGATGAAAGAAAAATTGCGGATGTAGTGGAAAAATTAAGAGCAACAGATGACATCATTCGCGTCCGTGTGATTAAAAAAGAGGAGGTGCCATATTAA
- a CDS encoding DUF1015 domain-containing protein has protein sequence MVVVRPFKAIRPEATLADKVAELPYDVVDSAEARALAQDNPYSYFHIDKAEIDLPQSISPYDEAVYQKAAANLADFLQKGWLEKDGQENYYLYQLTMDGRSQTGLVACTSIDDYAEGKIKKHEHTRHEKEIDRMNHIRSCDANTSPIFLSYRENQTTQQLIRNWQDTHEAIYDFTSYHNVHHKVWVLDDTAVIKQLEEAFSSLDALYIADGHHRTESAVKVGLEKRQEQTNSAESDSFLSILFPEDELLIKEYNRVLDVEIPSDFFEQLQENFEVEETTEKSPSAPAEMMMYLAGSWYNLKVKENNIPTDPVGKLDVSLLQNLLIAPIFDIQDVRSDKRIDFVGGIHGPQKLEELVDSQNGTVAFSMYPTKMRDLLQVADAKEIMPPKSTWFEPKLLSGLFLHDLETK, from the coding sequence ATGGTTGTTGTACGTCCATTTAAAGCGATCCGTCCAGAAGCAACGCTTGCCGATAAAGTTGCTGAACTGCCTTATGATGTGGTGGATTCGGCAGAGGCACGCGCTTTGGCACAAGATAATCCTTATAGCTACTTTCATATCGATAAAGCAGAGATTGACTTACCGCAGAGTATTTCGCCTTATGACGAAGCGGTCTACCAAAAGGCAGCGGCTAATCTGGCTGACTTTTTGCAAAAAGGTTGGTTGGAAAAAGACGGACAAGAAAATTATTATTTGTATCAATTAACCATGGATGGCAGAAGCCAAACGGGCTTGGTTGCTTGTACTTCAATTGATGATTATGCTGAAGGAAAGATCAAAAAGCATGAGCATACACGCCACGAAAAAGAAATTGATCGGATGAATCACATTCGTAGTTGCGATGCAAATACGAGTCCGATTTTTCTTAGCTATCGGGAAAATCAAACGACTCAACAATTGATTCGAAACTGGCAGGACACTCACGAGGCTATTTATGACTTTACTAGTTACCATAACGTTCATCATAAAGTCTGGGTGCTTGATGACACAGCAGTAATTAAGCAACTAGAAGAAGCTTTTTCTTCATTGGATGCCTTATATATCGCAGATGGCCACCATCGGACAGAGTCGGCTGTGAAAGTTGGCTTAGAAAAGCGTCAAGAACAAACCAACAGCGCAGAAAGTGATTCCTTTTTGTCGATCCTATTTCCTGAAGATGAATTATTAATCAAAGAATATAATCGCGTTTTAGACGTGGAAATACCTAGTGATTTTTTTGAACAATTGCAGGAAAATTTTGAGGTAGAAGAAACGACGGAAAAAAGTCCGAGCGCTCCTGCAGAAATGATGATGTATCTGGCAGGAAGCTGGTACAACTTAAAAGTAAAAGAAAATAACATTCCCACAGATCCGGTGGGTAAACTAGATGTGTCATTGCTACAAAATTTATTGATCGCACCGATCTTTGATATCCAGGATGTGAGAAGCGATAAACGCATTGATTTTGTTGGTGGCATTCATGGACCGCAAAAATTAGAAGAACTGGTTGATAGCCAAAATGGAACGGTTGCTTTTTCCATGTATCCTACGAAAATGCGCGATCTCTTACAAGTGGCAGATGCTAAAGAAATTATGCCGCCGAAATCTACCTGGTTTGAACCGAAACTTTTAAGCGGATTGTTTTTACACGATTTGGAGACGAAATAA
- the abc-f gene encoding ribosomal protection-like ABC-F family protein, translating into MLIQINKINKNFSGTPLFEELSLAINEQEKIGLVGANGTGKTTLFQIITGTEGVAEGVVSRKKGLKIGYVSQIFVESNLTVFDYLDQSFPKLQRLQEQLRVYENKMTDPTTDLEHVMRVYGKLQQEFEDAGGYELEDRMLSTLKGLGLEDKTHAKITTISGGERVRVELAKVLLQEADLLLLDEPTNHLDLAGINWLENYLKTTQAACLVISHDRMFLDHITEKIVEIEDGSLIEYPGNYSRYVQLKEARIAEITKDYELQQKEIQRIQRMIRRYRQWGNEGDNEAFFKKAKELERRLAKLTIVKPPQTPKKRLEGIEQANRSGKEVVIAQGVGKIMGERLLFTDSTFTIYRRERVAILGENGSGKSTLLQLILDKMLPDEGKLTLGSSIKVGYLPQTIAFDQPNQRILDFVKEILPQEQKARQTLAHFGFYSEDVHRRIKDLSGGERVRIYLLKLFNKQINFLILDEPTNHLDIYAREEVEELLSEYTGTLLAVTHDRYFLKKNFNDVLIIADQKIKKKPVDFWSDV; encoded by the coding sequence ATGCTTATACAAATCAATAAAATCAATAAAAATTTTAGTGGAACACCACTTTTTGAAGAATTATCATTAGCCATAAATGAACAAGAAAAAATAGGACTTGTCGGTGCAAACGGGACAGGAAAAACGACACTCTTTCAAATTATTACTGGAACAGAAGGTGTTGCTGAAGGCGTCGTTAGCCGAAAAAAAGGGTTGAAAATCGGCTATGTGTCACAAATTTTTGTAGAAAGTAATTTAACTGTTTTTGATTATTTAGATCAGAGTTTCCCTAAATTACAAAGACTACAGGAACAATTGCGTGTTTATGAAAATAAAATGACTGATCCTACAACAGACTTAGAACATGTAATGAGGGTTTACGGGAAATTGCAGCAAGAATTTGAAGATGCTGGCGGTTACGAATTAGAAGATCGGATGCTCAGCACATTGAAAGGTCTAGGCCTGGAAGACAAGACTCACGCTAAAATAACTACAATTAGCGGTGGCGAAAGAGTCCGGGTGGAATTAGCTAAGGTGCTTTTACAAGAGGCGGATCTTTTGTTGTTAGATGAACCGACAAATCACCTAGATTTAGCCGGGATTAATTGGCTAGAAAATTATTTAAAAACAACCCAAGCAGCCTGTTTGGTAATTTCTCATGACCGAATGTTTTTAGACCATATTACCGAAAAAATTGTCGAAATCGAAGATGGCTCACTTATTGAGTATCCGGGAAATTACAGTCGCTACGTGCAACTAAAAGAAGCCCGGATTGCCGAAATCACTAAAGATTACGAGCTTCAACAAAAAGAAATTCAACGTATTCAACGAATGATTCGCCGCTATCGACAGTGGGGAAATGAAGGCGATAATGAAGCGTTTTTTAAAAAGGCAAAAGAACTAGAACGTCGGTTAGCTAAATTGACCATAGTCAAACCTCCGCAGACACCTAAAAAACGTTTAGAAGGAATTGAACAAGCGAACCGTTCTGGCAAAGAAGTGGTTATCGCCCAAGGTGTTGGAAAAATAATGGGTGAACGTCTGCTATTTACTGATAGTACATTTACCATTTATCGTCGAGAAAGAGTGGCTATTTTAGGAGAAAATGGTTCCGGAAAATCGACATTACTGCAACTGATTTTAGACAAAATGCTACCTGATGAGGGAAAGCTAACGCTGGGCTCCAGTATCAAGGTTGGGTATCTACCACAAACAATTGCTTTTGATCAACCGAATCAACGTATTTTGGATTTTGTAAAAGAAATTTTACCGCAAGAACAAAAAGCACGGCAAACGCTCGCTCACTTTGGCTTTTATAGCGAAGATGTTCATCGACGCATTAAAGATCTTTCTGGTGGGGAACGTGTACGAATCTATTTGCTTAAACTTTTTAACAAGCAAATTAATTTTTTAATTTTAGATGAACCGACCAATCATTTGGATATTTATGCCCGAGAAGAAGTCGAAGAGTTGTTAAGTGAGTATACTGGCACACTTTTAGCTGTTACTCATGATCGTTACTTTTTAAAAAAGAATTTTAATGATGTACTGATTATCGCAGATCAGAAAATAAAGAAGAAGCCAGTTGACTTCTGGAGTGATGTATAA
- a CDS encoding ATP-binding cassette domain-containing protein, translating into MLELRDIKKHYKVGNTVTKALDGVSVAFRQQEFVAILGESGSGKTTLLNVIGGLDQYDSGDMVINGKSTKDFKDKDWDAYRNNSIGFIFQSYNLIGHQGIIDNVELGMTLSGVSKKERRKKAEEALERVGLKEHIHKKPSQLSGGQMQRVAIARALANDPDILLCDEPTGALDSETSTQIMNLIQEVAQDKLVVMVTHNADLAHEYADRTINFADGRVTDDSNPHVEGKKKEPFDLKHTKMTFLTALRLSFNNIRTKKGRTFLTAFASSIGIISIAIVLSLSSGFQKQIDQTQSETLAQFPITISRETTDQDPENFEDQRSNEGTFPDNDEVTAKTSDEDRSQRTNDIDQDFIDYVDDINPALSNNIGYTRLANMNLLREIDGDPELVQFSNGSEDESQAESMMSMMAAQTGVGVSSFPKQLDDSQGNFLEDNYQLLDGSFPEDTNDVVLVVDENNETNINALNNLGFDLEDGDNVSFDDIVGTTVTLAYNDAFYEELPTGNFIPNQDLDEVYDNDDNEEITISGVIRNKESSTMDLLAPGIAYSDALAQKVIDHNQDSDIVQAQEDSDTNVMTSEDIDDTAKDNLLDALGASEIPYSVMIYPNNFDDKEQILDYLDDYNEGKDNEDKIIYSDLAGTMTELTGGIMDAITYVLVAFAGISLVTSMIMIGIITYTSVLERTKEIGVLKALGARKKDITRVFDAETAILGVASGTLGVFIAYLATFPINAVLLNLTDLENVAQLDPMHALTLVIVSTVLTMIGGHIPARMAAKKDAAIALRAE; encoded by the coding sequence ATGCTCGAGTTAAGAGACATAAAAAAACATTATAAAGTAGGAAACACCGTAACCAAAGCTTTAGATGGGGTTTCGGTTGCTTTTCGCCAACAAGAATTTGTTGCCATTCTTGGAGAAAGTGGTTCCGGGAAAACGACACTTTTAAACGTTATCGGCGGACTTGACCAGTATGATTCTGGCGATATGGTCATTAATGGCAAATCCACCAAAGATTTTAAAGACAAGGATTGGGATGCTTATCGTAACAATTCCATCGGCTTTATTTTTCAAAGCTATAATCTAATCGGACACCAAGGCATTATCGATAATGTCGAATTAGGCATGACATTAAGTGGTGTCTCAAAAAAAGAACGTCGAAAAAAAGCAGAAGAAGCTCTAGAACGTGTAGGTTTAAAAGAACACATCCATAAAAAACCTAGTCAATTATCAGGCGGACAAATGCAGCGTGTGGCCATTGCTCGAGCACTAGCTAACGATCCTGATATTTTGCTTTGTGATGAACCCACCGGAGCTTTAGATTCAGAAACTAGTACTCAAATTATGAATCTTATTCAAGAAGTGGCGCAAGACAAACTAGTGGTTATGGTTACCCATAATGCTGACTTAGCTCATGAATATGCGGATCGGACGATTAATTTTGCGGATGGTCGCGTGACGGATGACTCTAACCCTCATGTTGAAGGTAAGAAAAAAGAGCCATTTGATTTGAAACATACAAAAATGACTTTTCTAACTGCACTACGCTTATCTTTTAATAATATTCGAACTAAAAAAGGCCGCACCTTCTTGACTGCTTTTGCCTCAAGTATCGGAATTATTAGTATTGCGATTGTGTTATCTTTATCTTCGGGTTTTCAAAAGCAAATTGATCAAACTCAATCAGAAACCCTGGCCCAATTTCCGATCACGATCTCACGCGAAACAACTGATCAAGATCCGGAAAATTTTGAAGATCAACGCTCCAACGAGGGAACTTTTCCTGATAACGATGAAGTTACCGCTAAAACCAGTGATGAAGATCGCTCTCAGCGAACCAATGACATCGATCAAGATTTTATCGACTATGTCGATGACATCAATCCAGCATTAAGTAATAACATCGGATACACTCGACTTGCTAACATGAATTTACTGCGTGAAATCGATGGCGATCCTGAACTAGTTCAATTTTCAAATGGTTCAGAAGATGAATCACAAGCAGAATCAATGATGTCGATGATGGCAGCTCAAACCGGAGTGGGCGTTTCTTCTTTTCCAAAACAACTGGATGATTCGCAAGGAAACTTTTTAGAAGATAACTATCAACTTTTAGATGGTTCTTTTCCTGAAGATACCAATGATGTGGTGTTAGTCGTTGATGAAAATAACGAAACCAATATTAATGCATTAAATAATTTAGGCTTTGACCTAGAGGATGGCGACAACGTTTCTTTTGATGATATTGTGGGCACAACTGTTACATTAGCCTACAACGATGCTTTCTATGAAGAATTGCCAACTGGAAACTTTATTCCAAATCAAGATTTGGATGAAGTTTATGACAATGATGATAATGAAGAAATAACCATTTCAGGAGTCATTCGTAATAAAGAATCATCAACCATGGACCTTTTAGCTCCGGGTATTGCTTATAGTGACGCTCTTGCACAAAAAGTCATCGATCATAACCAAGATTCTGATATCGTTCAAGCGCAAGAAGATAGCGACACAAATGTGATGACCAGCGAAGATATCGACGATACAGCCAAAGATAACTTATTGGATGCTTTAGGCGCTAGTGAAATTCCTTATAGCGTGATGATTTATCCAAATAACTTTGATGATAAAGAACAAATATTGGATTATTTGGATGATTATAATGAAGGAAAAGATAACGAAGATAAAATCATTTATAGCGATTTAGCCGGTACCATGACTGAACTGACAGGCGGTATTATGGATGCTATAACCTATGTCTTGGTTGCTTTTGCTGGTATTTCACTAGTTACAAGTATGATTATGATCGGTATCATTACCTATACTTCGGTCTTAGAACGAACCAAAGAAATCGGGGTATTAAAAGCCTTAGGCGCACGGAAAAAAGATATTACACGGGTATTTGACGCTGAGACTGCCATCTTAGGAGTCGCTTCTGGTACATTAGGCGTCTTCATTGCTTATCTAGCAACTTTCCCGATTAATGCGGTATTGCTAAATTTGACCGATTTAGAAAATGTGGCCCAATTGGATCCAATGCACGCTCTTACTTTGGTTATAGTCAGCACTGTTTTGACTATGATTGGCGGACACATTCCAGCACGAATGGCTGCTAAAAAAGACGCTGCAATTGCCCTGCGCGCCGAGTAA